The DNA region CCATGCCCATACCAAACTGGAGCAACGAACGCCGCAAGTCGTCGGTTGGATTGGCGGCTGGCGGCTGGTTTGGCGTGGCCGAGTGTGTAGGCAAGGGAATGTTGTCGTAGCCATAGAGCCGTGCAATTTCTTCGATGATGTCTATTTCCCGCCCTACGTCTGGACGGAAAGTGGGCACAGAACATGCAAACCCTTCAGGTAATACCGAGACTTTAAACCCGATGGCCGTTAACAGGCGGCTCATTTCTTCATCTGGAATATCGGCACCAATAACTGCCCGCGCCCGCGTTGGACGCAGGGTGAGTACCAAAGGAATGTCCGGAATGGGGTTTGCATCCACCATACCGGGAACCACTTGTCCACCAGAGAGTTCGGCGATGAGTGCCGCCGCCCTTGCCGCCGCCCACACTTGTCCGTTGGGATCTACGCCCCGCTCAAAACGATAAGACGCATCCGTAGAAAGGCGTCCTTCTTCTTTCCCCGCTTCACGAATATTCTTCGCTGCTTTGCGTATCGCTGTTGGATCGAACCAAGCCGATTCCAACAAGACATTTACTGTAGCGTCTGTTACTTCCGAGTTTTCGCCGCCCATAATCCCCCCTATCGCAACCTCGCGCACGCCATCGCATATCATTATTGTGCCCTTGGGCAAGATGCGTGGCTTGCTGTCTAAGGTGGTAAAAGGCAACTCACCTTCGGATTGGCGCACCACAATTTTATGTCCCGCAATTTGATCAAAATCGAAGGCGTGTAGCGGTTGCCCACATTCATACATCACATAGTTGGTTATATCCACTATATTGTTCCGTGGACGGAGCCCGATGGCTTCGAGGCGTTGCTGCACCCACTTGGGTGAGGGACCAACCTTTACCCCCTCAATCAACATACCCACATACCGATGACAGACATCGGGGCATTCGATCTCTACCGTGAATTTATGGGCCGCTTCACCGCCATGTTCTGGCAGATCCACAGCAGGCAGTTGTACTGGGATACCCGTCACAGCACTAAGATCACGGGCAATCCCCAGATAGCTGATGGCATCCGGACGATTCGGAGTGATGTTCACATCCGTCACCGTGTCGCTCTCGGAAGTACCTTGCTGGTCTAGGTAGGTTGCAAAGGTTTGGCCTGTCACCGCCGTTTGTGTCAAGACCATGATCCCACTATGGTCATCCGAGAGTCCCAGTTCCATCTCCGAACAAATCATGCCATTAGATTCTTCGCCCCGGATTTTCCCTTTTTTGATGGTTAACTCGGCTTTTGGCGCATCGGGATTGTGCTTATCGGTCGGCAGCATCAATTTTGTTCCGATCGTTGCCACCACCACTTTTTGTCCGGCAGCCACATTGGGCGCACCACAAACAATTTTAACCCCCTTTCCGCTGCCGTCCAAGTCCACATGACACACCGAGAGTTTATCGGCATTGGGGTGTTGTTCGCGGGTCAGGACATAACCCACTATTAGTCCGGGAAACGTATTACCCACCGTCCATGATTCTTCTTCTTCCAGCCCCAGCATGGTGAGGGTATCGGCTACTTCCTTCGGCGTAAGATCATGCAAAATGTAATCCTTAAGCCAATTATGCGAGATGTTCATGTTCTATAATAACGTAATTATTTTTTAAAAAATCCGAAAGACCATAATAAGGTACTTAGAATTGTTCTAAGAACCGCAAGTCATTTTCGTACAACACGCGGATGTCGGTAATACCATGCCGCAACATTGCGATGCGCTCCACCCCCATGCCAAAGGCATAACCTGTGTATTTTTCGGAATCTATCCCGCAGTTTTCTAAGACGTTCGGATCCACCATGCCACACCCCAGAATTTCCAACCAACGTCCAGAGCCATCTTCGTTCTGCCACCAAATGTCCACCTCGGCACTTGGCTCGGTAAAAGGGAAGAAACTGGGACGAAACCGCATTTTCACTCCCGCGCCAAAGGCTGCTTCGGCAAACATCCGGAGGACTTGTTTCAGGTCTGCAAAGGTCACCTGTTGATCCACATAAAGCCCCTCTACTTGATGAAAAAGGCAATACGATTTATAGGTAATGGTCTCGTTCCGATACACACGCCCCGGAGCGATGATGCGGATGGGCGGATGGGTGCTCTGCATGGTACGCACTTGTACTGGCGAAGTATGGGTACGCAGTACTACGCCACCATTTTCATTATTGGGCGACTCCACGAAGAACGTATCCTGCATATCGCGGGCGGGATGATCGGGCGGAAAGTTAAGCGCGGAAAAATTGTACCAGTCTTCCTCGATCTCTGGCCCCTCGGCTACCCCAAATCCAAAGCTGAGAAAAATCCGCTTAATCTCTTCCATTGTTTGGCGAATGGGATGTAGCCCTCCAACGGGTTGCATCCGCCCTGGTAGTGTAAGGTCTATAGTCTGGGCCACCGCCTGTTTCTGTGCAGCCTCCACAAGCGCCTGCGCCGCTGCAAGACGGGCCTCCACTTGTTGTTTTAAGGTATTGACAGCAGCTCCATAGGTCTTGCGTTCCTCCGGGGCAATCTTCCCGATCTGGCCAAACAAATCGGTGAGAAGGCCATTTTTACGGCCTAGGTACTTAATACGAAAGGCTTCTACCGAGGCAGCATCGTGCAGGTCTTCTGCCTGAATTTGCGACTCCAGCGCGGCTAAGGAAGAAATCATAACAACGGTTTTGGTATCAAGTTTTGTAATCCGTTAAATTATATCGTACCTGACCAAGCCGATAAAGGATTCTTGGCGAAAGCGGCAATAAAATAACCGGATTTGTGTATTGTTTTTTGGAAAAACGTTTTCATTTCCTTTGCCAAAGATAGACCACCTTTCGCGTAAGGGACTCCAAGACGCTTAAATGAGGACGACGATGAAAACGGGACTGGCCCATTTCAACATGAATTGCTAATACGCCTCAACAGCGGGCAATCACCGCCACATTCCGGGCATTGATAGAAAGTTGCCAGCCCGGTTCCAGTACCACGGTTGCATTTTGACTTGCCAGAAGCGCCGGGCCATTGAATGTTGCACCGGAACTTAGGTCTTCCCACTGGTAAACCTTAGCAGCAAACCACGTCTTTTGTACCAAAAAGAAGGTACTTCGGAGGGCAGGCGGAACATAGGGGGGTGTTGTCTCTGTCAAGGTTTCGGGTGGAACGCGGTTACGACCCCTCGTTTGTACGGAAACACACTCAATGGCACGACCAGCAATCCAATGGCCATACATACGTTCATAAGCACGCTTGAATACACGGATTAATTCACGCCGATTTTCCTGCATGGGCACCTCGATCCAAGTTTCTTGGCCGGAAAGCCGAAGTTGCACGGTTTGTGCAACGATTTCTTGTGCGGCTTCGGGAATACCCTCTTCGGATAATTGTGCCCGAACCTGTGTTCCCAATTGCCGGAAGTATTGGCGTAGGCGTGGGATGGAAGGCAGTTTCGTAAGTACTTCTTGGTGCGCAAACCGTTCGATGGCCGCATGTCCAATACCATAAGCACTGAGTAACCCTGCTTGATAGGGGATAAGAATTTTTTGGATCCCCAGTGTATCGGCCAATGCACATACATGCTGTCCACCCGCTCCTCCAAAGCCGAGAAGGCTATATCTTGCCGGGTTTACCCCTTTTGACAACGAAATTTTACGGATGGCATCAGCCATTTTTTCGTTTGCAATCTGGATAAAACCCGCAAGTACGGCTGTTTCCGAAAAGTTTTTCCCGGTGTTTTCATGGATACGCTGCCGGATTTCCGCAAGGCGGTTCTTTGCGGTTACCGTTTCAATGGGCAGACCAAAGGAGGGTACATCTAATCGCCCTGAAAGAAGGTTTACATCCGTTATCGTTAATGGACCACCCGCTCCATAACAGGCCGGGCCTGGGTATGCCCCGGCACTTTCTGGCCCCACCGTCAGCCTGAACCCATCAAACCCACAGACGGACCCACCTCCCGCAGCCACAGTTTCGATGGCGAGTGAAGGAGAAAGTAATCGTACCTCTCCAATTTGGGTTTCCATCCGATAATCAAACCCATTGTCGTAGCGCGAAACATCGGTACTGGTGCCCCCCATGTCGAAGGTGAGGATGCGGTTTTCGCCGCAAAGCCGAGCAATACGGGCAGAACCGATGACCCCGCCGGCTGGCCCAGAAAGGAGGCTATCTTTTGCAGCAAATAAATCCGATCGGACCAAATGTCCGGCACTGGTCATCACCCTAAAGTTGGGTATAATATCACAAGAAAGTTTACTCGAAATTCCTGATAAATACGTCTGTATGATAGGATCTAAATAGGCATTTATGAGTGTAGTTTCGGTTCTAAACAATAGTTTTATGTGGGGCGCAAGGGCTGATGAGACCGATACAAAGCGGAAGCCTGCTTCCCGAAAAGCTGCTTCTAAAAGCTGTTCGTGTATGGGGTTTTGGTAGCTATGAAGTAGGGCAATAGCGATAGAATCAAAGTTGCCTTGCTGGACCGCTTTTACCAATGTCTGAACAGTTTGTTCAGACAGATTCTTCAAAACACTTCCATCCGCTGCAAGCCTTTCTGGCACCTCGAATACGCCCTCGTACAGTGGTAGTGGTTTACGGATTTCGAGTGCAAACAGTTCAGGCCGGGCTTGTGTTCCGATGAGCGGTAAATCCCGAAATCCCTGTGTAATGAGCAACGCTACCCGTGCGCCCTTTCGTTCCAAGAGCGCATTTGTGCCCCGTGTAGAGCCTAATTTTAGTGTAATGGGCGGAAAGGCTGTGCCTAATGACGTTTGTGTGACCAAGCGTGCAGCTAAGATCGGAGGTTCCTCGAACGCGGTTAGTTCAAAGGTACCCAAGTCTAAGGCTGGAGAAGGGCTTTGTAGGACAATTCGCCGGGCCGAAACATCCACCGTTTCCACGAAAAGGGGAGGACTATCAGGCAAAATCCGAAAAGCATAACCGTCAAAAATGGATACTTGGATGGGCCACTGGGCCTCGAAGTACAGCGTTCTCCTGTCTTCCCAGCGGTTAATGCGTCCACGCAATGCCCCATTACTCAGGATTTTGAACGAACGGACCTTTCCGTTTGGCAGCCGTGCCAGACAGTCTGTAAATGTTCCACCCGTATCCATCCAAAGTTCATAGGGTAATGCTTCCATATCATTTTCTCTTTTGTCATCGCACACTGCGCACCAAAAAATCCGGTTGCCCACAAGATCGTTTGGAAACCCGTAATACCTCATCCGAACACCCTGTGGGGAAGCCATTTTTATTAAAACAAACCCGGAGTTCTTGAAAAAACCTTCCACCACCGGAACAAATCGGGGCCAGACCATCTGCTTTAAGGGTGGTATTTTCTCGTACAAAGGCTTGTTTCAGGGCATCGGTGGTGGTCCTAAATGGCTGGGAAGGCCGTTGATAAGCCGCCGGAATCCGGAGGCCGTCTTTAAGTTTTTTGGAAAGATTCAGGTATCCCTGTTGCGAAAGGCCAGAGCAAGTCCCGTGCTTTTTCCATTCGTGGCGTGCCAGTTTTTCGCTCGGAAAGAGGTCGGGAAACAGGGCTAATGTACGGTCTTTTAATGCTTCTTGGGTACAATTTTGCGGCCATCCTTTGGTGTTTTGCGGCCAAAGACCATGCAGGACAAACCCTAATTGTTTACCAATACCGCATTGCTGCGGGTCATTCTGTCCTTTCTCGGCGCAATAAGTGGGCGACCAAGAAAGGGCAAGGAGGTAATAATCAAACTGACCGGGTTTACTTTTCTGGGCCAGAATTTCAGTAGCAAAAAACATATAAAGGCACCCAAAGGCCAGTGTAATCGCTAAAAATCGGTAATGGTTCATACTTCAAAAAGGCTGAGTTTATTAAATCCAGTTCATGCGTTGGCGGAGTCCTGTAATTTGCGCGACATGGATTTCTCCATGCGCGACATAGGAATCCAAGAGTTCTTCTAGAAATGAGGGGCCATTGTCCGGATGAAAAACAGGGCGTTTCCAATCTGCCTCGGTTACGGCTGTCAGGGCGTCTGCCCATCGGGCATGTAAGGCGCGAAGGATGGCCAACGAGTGGTCTATTGGAGCTGTTCGACCGTCCGGAAGTTCAGCCCATGCATTTTGGTTATAAGGACGAATGGTTGGGTTTTCCTCGGTAAGGGTCAGCTTGCAGCGGATATAAGCATTCATGTGCGAATCCGCCAAATGGTGTACTACCTGCCGGATAGTCCAGCCCAGTGGCCGATAGGGCGTATCAAGTTGTGCGTCTTCAAGGCCATAAAGTGCGTTTTCTAACAGATGGGGGAGTACCCGAAGCCGATTAATTTTTTCAGAATGTAGCATTTATTTAAAAGATACTGGAGCGTAAGAAAACCCCAATTTACGAGAACCAGATTTGATAATAGCCCGTTCGTGTAGTAGTTTGCAAGTGCTGGATACAACAGACGCCTAAAAAAGTAGGAACAAATGAAACCGTCTATCGGTCATCCCGTCCAAGCATTCTGTTTTATTGACTTATCAAACCCTTAACGACCAAGAAATCATGGCAAAAAAAAGCGCTCCAACGGGCTTTGCAGCAGTGGAACAATACATCGCCTATTACCCCGAATGGGCAAAGGAATTGGCCCGAAAGTATTTTACCAAAACCCTGAATCAATTTATTCTCTATGGGAATGTCCGGAACTTGGTTCCATCATTGGATGATAACGACAATCCTACCTATATATCGTTACGGGAATTTTTAATTCAGGATCTTTTTGCAGGACGTGATATCATCCTGTTTTATGACCGTTCTGCTGGAATTCAGTTTGGGAATGCAGAATCCCAGAAGGATTTTAACCGCGCATTATCTGGTTATGATACCATTTTTGGAACCGATTACGCGCAAAAAGTCCCAAAGGATCCGGTACGTGTTTTTGCTGTGTTAGAAAATTATTTCCGGCTTCGATTAGCAGATGGGAAAAGAGTGGCCGTCATTATGGATTATGCCGAGACGCTTATTCCAATGTCGGAAGCAGGTAGCCTTTCTACGGAAGACCGGAATGCCTTGGTCTTTTTGCAACGTTGGGCACACGATCCGCTCTTTCTAAACCGTGATTTTACCCTTTGTTTGGTTGCGGAAAGTCTGACTGCACTCAACCAACAGTTGGTACAAAGTCCTTATACAGCAGAAATAAAAATTCAGATTCCTGAAGAACCGCAGCGTCATACCTTTATTAAATGGTATATCGGAAAAAGAACTGCGGACTTCAAGAAACTATCGGAAGTAACCCCCGAAACCTTGGCACAAAATACGGCGGGCCTCAATTACATCCAACTCCGCACCATTTTGGCCGATGTCCTTGAAAACCAACATCCGCTCACCTTTGATTTTTTGATCAACCGGAAAAAAGAACTCATCGAAGCAGAAGCATTTGGCATGCTTGAGTTTGTCGAAACAGATTATAATTTAGACATGGTTGCCGGACACCGCGAGGTTAAAAAACATTTGCGCGAGGCAGCCATTGCCCTTAAAAGTGGTCGTCCGGATGTCATGCCGATGGGGTATTTGGTCAATGGACCAGTAGGCACAGGAAAAACCTTTATCATCACTTGTTTTGCCGGAGAAATTGGCGTGCCAATGGTGAAGCTGAAGAACTTCCGGTCACAATGGCAGGGCCAAACCGAAGCCAACTTAGAGCGGATTTTGGCACTCTTGCAAGCCATGACCCCTGTTGCCGTGATGATTGATGAAGCCGATGCTATGCTTGGCGACCGTAACAACCAAGGTGATTCTGGGGTTTCTAACCGTGTTTTTGGCCAAATTGCGAGTTTTATGAGCAACTCCAAGAACCGGGGAAAAATCCTCTGGTTCCTCCTAACCGCTCGTCCAGACCTAATGCCTATTGACTTAAAGCGGCAAGGCCGTGCCGAGGAACACTTGGCCCTGTTTTACCCCTCTACACGCGAAGATCGGGAAGAATTACTGACCGTAACCATGAAGAAGACCAAGACGGCCCTTTCGATGGAGGAAGTCCCCGAAACGTTCCTAAATGGAGACGCCACCTTTTCTGGCGCCGATATGGAGGCCATTTTTACGCGTGCAAAATTTCGCGCTGTTTCCCGTTCCGAGAAAGCAGCAGATGCCAAAATAACGAAAGAAATCCTGCAAGAAACGATTGATGATTTTATCCCTCCTACGTATCCAATGGAGGTGGAACTACAGAATTTGGCGGCGGTGATGGAATGTACCAGCAAACAATTATTACCCGAAAAATACCGAAGCATGAAGCGCGAAGAAATCCTGCAACGTATTGAGCAAATCAAGCGCTTAATGGGCATTTAAGCACAAGGGTCGCTAAAAACAAAGAGCGGATTTGGAGAAACAAACCCGCTCTTTTGCATTTAGCATTGGGACCAATTAACCTTCGGCTACATCGGCATTTTTACGCGGACGACCACGACGGCCTGTGCTCACTTTTTTGGCGCCAATCAACTTGTTATAGGCCTGGCGGCTAATCACCACAACACCTGCATCATCTACTAAAACGGCATCGTTTGAATTGACCACTTCTTTTACAATAAGATCAGTCTGGTTTTTGAGATCTTCAAGGGAGGCAATGCCTACAATTCCTTTAGTGCTAAGCATGTTTTTAAGAATTTATATGAGGTTAGAAAACTGGCTTATATTGACAGTGAATAAGCCAAAATCGAATAAGTGCGGAGAATATAAGCATATAGACTGATCATAAACAACCCAAATCCTGTTTTTTTTTCAATTATCTGATTTCTTTACGGATCATTAATAAATTTATGCGTTCTTTTTTCCAATCAAAAGTACAATAATTTTATTCAAGCCTAAATAAGGTTATTTATTGGAGATTAATATTGAGGGATCACCTTACACCGATCACATTTTGTGAGAGGGGTTGGTGATTCATGTGTCTTTGCATTAACTTCAATCAAACCCCAAGAAGTTATGTCCATAAAATCTTATTTCCTCCTGCTGTCGCTCTGTAGCCTATGTGCTTGTCAGCACGCGCCTGTTCCTGATGATTACCCCATTGTAGCTGTCCCATATCATCGGGTGGTTCTGGAAGATGAATTTTGGCGGCCCCGTTTAGAAACCAACCGTCGGATCACCATTCCACATAACTTTGACCAGATGGAAACACAAGGCACGTTGCACAATTTCCGGCTTGCTGCAAAGGCCGATACGGGCGTGCATAGGGGGATCTACCCGTTTTACGACTCCGATGCCTACAAAAACATTGAAGCAGCAGCCTACAGCCTAAAAACTCACCCAGATACGGCCCTTGTCAAACGTGTGGCAGGGCTTATCGGCCAGATAGACCGTGCGCAAGAAGAGGATGGGTATTTATACACCCCCCGCACCAATCGTGCAGCCCGACTCGAAGCCTGGGCGGGCCTCAGCAAATGGGAAAAATTAGAAGGCAGCCACGAGTTATATTGTGCTGGACACTTATACGAGGCGGGCATTGCCCATCAAGAGGCAACGGGAAGCGATCGGCTCATGCGGATTGCCCTAAAAAATGCAGATCTTGTTGCCCGCACGTTTGGGCCTGATCGTTTGCATATGCCCCCCGGACATCAGGAAGTGGAATTGGCCCTCGCAAAAATGTATCGCACCACCCAAGATGCACATTACCTGAAAACCGCCAAATTCTTTTTGGACGCCAGAGGCCAGTTGGGGGACCGGAATAAACTTTGGGATTTTTATGCACAGGACCACGCCCCCATCAAACAACAAACCGAAGCCGTGGGCCATGCTGTCCGATTTGTCTATATGAACATGGGCATCATGGATGTCGCTGCATTAACGGGCGATCGGGCATACGAAACCACCAGCCTACACTTATGGAACAATGTCACCAGTAAAAAAATGTACCTTACCGGAGGTATTGGGTCGGTGGGTTTTGGTGAAGGATTTACGGACAACTACGACCTACCCAATATGACAGCCTATTCCGAAACCTGTTCTTCAATTGGCAATGCCTTCTGGAATCATCGGCTGTTCCTGAAAACGGGCAATGCTCGATATGCCGATGTGATGGAGCGCATCCTCTACAATGCCTTTTTATCTGGCGTTGGTTTATCTGGAAATGTGTTTTTTTATGACAATCCATTGGCTTCTAAAGGCCAACACGCCCGTTCCAGATGGTTTATTTGTGCCTGTTGCCCCCCAAATGTGGCGCGGTTTCTCCCTCAAGTGCCCGGTTTGATGTATGGGATACGGGGTGAAGACCTTTATGTGAACCTGTTTGCGACCAGCACCGCAGATTTGGTTGTGAATAACCATGCTTTCCGCCTGAAACAAGAAACGCAATATCCTTGGAATGGCCGCATTCGCCTCACGGTACAATCCGGGTCAGGTCAGGCCACTTTCCGCCTCCGGATTCCCGGCTGGGTGGGAGATCGAGTATTGCCCAGCGACCTATATCGCTTTATGGAACCCCCAACAGCTACACCACACCTCAAAATCAATGGTCAAATACAACCTTTTACATCCGAGCATGGGTATGCTGTCATCCGTAGAATGTGGAAGCAAGATGATGTGCTGGAATGGTCTTTGCCTATGACGGTTCGGCGGGTGAGCGCACACGAAAAAGTAATTCAAAATAAGGACCGAATGGCATTACAACATGGCCCCATTGTTTTTGCTATCGAAGGAGCGGATTATCCGGACGGGCGGGTACACCATTTGTATGTACCAGATACCCACAAGCTGAAGTTTCAATACGATGCAAACCTATTCAAAGGTATTGGAACCTTGGTTGGACAAGCCCAGGCTGTTTATAAGGATGTTCACAACAACATCAAGGTCCGAAAAGTTAACTTTAAGGCAATTCCATACTTTGCTTGGTCTCACCGAGGCAGAACCGAGATGGCTGTCTGGATACCCCACTCTTCGGGACCTGCCACAGCGGTCTTCTCGCCTCCACTTCCTACACAAAGCCTCCTTAAAACCTCTGGTGGCGGAAATGCCGAAGTGTTACGGGATGGAAAAACCAACACCCCCTTTGTTTGGAACGCATCCGGTGGTAAATTATGGGTTCAATACGACTTTCCCGCTACAGAGGAGGTTTCGCAGGTGGAGGTATTTTGGGATACCCCGCCCAAATCATGGTCGGTTTTCGCGATGTATGAGGGACGCTGGCACCGAATCTGGAACCCCTCCGAGAGATGGGGCGTCCAGAAGGGATGGAACAAGGTGATCTTAGAAACCGCCCGAACCCAACAAATTCGCTTGGAAGTGGAACCTGATGGAACCCAACTTCCTGCCCTATCCGAATGGAAGGTGTACTAAACCAATGGATATGCCGCTGACTGCCCAGACAAAACCCTTAGCTCCCATTTACTACTGGGCCGAACGGGTATTTTGGATGCTGATGTTCTTGATCCTCCTGAACACGGGTTGGCTTACGTGGCGCTTTACGGCTTTAGAGGCGGGTCTGGCAACTCCCGGAACAGGTTTTTGCTCATTGTCGGCACGGGTAGATTGCGACAAGGTACTCCAATC from Bacteroidetes Order II. bacterium includes:
- a CDS encoding phenylalanine--tRNA ligase subunit beta, which produces MNISHNWLKDYILHDLTPKEVADTLTMLGLEEEESWTVGNTFPGLIVGYVLTREQHPNADKLSVCHVDLDGSGKGVKIVCGAPNVAAGQKVVVATIGTKLMLPTDKHNPDAPKAELTIKKGKIRGEESNGMICSEMELGLSDDHSGIMVLTQTAVTGQTFATYLDQQGTSESDTVTDVNITPNRPDAISYLGIARDLSAVTGIPVQLPAVDLPEHGGEAAHKFTVEIECPDVCHRYVGMLIEGVKVGPSPKWVQQRLEAIGLRPRNNIVDITNYVMYECGQPLHAFDFDQIAGHKIVVRQSEGELPFTTLDSKPRILPKGTIMICDGVREVAIGGIMGGENSEVTDATVNVLLESAWFDPTAIRKAAKNIREAGKEEGRLSTDASYRFERGVDPNGQVWAAARAAALIAELSGGQVVPGMVDANPIPDIPLVLTLRPTRARAVIGADIPDEEMSRLLTAIGFKVSVLPEGFACSVPTFRPDVGREIDIIEEIARLYGYDNIPLPTHSATPNQPPAANPTDDLRRSLLQFGMGMGFREMYTNSMVKAEWAQFFAEETGIVETLNPISSEMGALRPNLLLSALPVVVHNLNHGRKSLRLMEVSAVYRRSESPRVPVKGYDEYEEALFIMTGTVNAAGWNVREEKVTIFDVKGVAESLIRRYGLVQQVQFVPENEPSALTSYQIKIQSGHQVLGVVARLADETAKHFDVKQEVFFASLNWTALSKLIGIKNRRAYQEISRYPIVERDLAVTVSKNEAAGALLETIRRTGGKLLQEVRVFDLYEGDKIAPDTKSIAFSLRLGAPDRTLVDKEVETLVARIVKQLADRHQAVLRT
- the pheS gene encoding phenylalanine--tRNA ligase subunit alpha — translated: MISSLAALESQIQAEDLHDAASVEAFRIKYLGRKNGLLTDLFGQIGKIAPEERKTYGAAVNTLKQQVEARLAAAQALVEAAQKQAVAQTIDLTLPGRMQPVGGLHPIRQTMEEIKRIFLSFGFGVAEGPEIEEDWYNFSALNFPPDHPARDMQDTFFVESPNNENGGVVLRTHTSPVQVRTMQSTHPPIRIIAPGRVYRNETITYKSYCLFHQVEGLYVDQQVTFADLKQVLRMFAEAAFGAGVKMRFRPSFFPFTEPSAEVDIWWQNEDGSGRWLEILGCGMVDPNVLENCGIDSEKYTGYAFGMGVERIAMLRHGITDIRVLYENDLRFLEQF
- a CDS encoding hydantoinase/oxoprolinase family protein — translated: MEALPYELWMDTGGTFTDCLARLPNGKVRSFKILSNGALRGRINRWEDRRTLYFEAQWPIQVSIFDGYAFRILPDSPPLFVETVDVSARRIVLQSPSPALDLGTFELTAFEEPPILAARLVTQTSLGTAFPPITLKLGSTRGTNALLERKGARVALLITQGFRDLPLIGTQARPELFALEIRKPLPLYEGVFEVPERLAADGSVLKNLSEQTVQTLVKAVQQGNFDSIAIALLHSYQNPIHEQLLEAAFREAGFRFVSVSSALAPHIKLLFRTETTLINAYLDPIIQTYLSGISSKLSCDIIPNFRVMTSAGHLVRSDLFAAKDSLLSGPAGGVIGSARIARLCGENRILTFDMGGTSTDVSRYDNGFDYRMETQIGEVRLLSPSLAIETVAAGGGSVCGFDGFRLTVGPESAGAYPGPACYGAGGPLTITDVNLLSGRLDVPSFGLPIETVTAKNRLAEIRQRIHENTGKNFSETAVLAGFIQIANEKMADAIRKISLSKGVNPARYSLLGFGGAGGQHVCALADTLGIQKILIPYQAGLLSAYGIGHAAIERFAHQEVLTKLPSIPRLRQYFRQLGTQVRAQLSEEGIPEAAQEIVAQTVQLRLSGQETWIEVPMQENRRELIRVFKRAYERMYGHWIAGRAIECVSVQTRGRNRVPPETLTETTPPYVPPALRSTFFLVQKTWFAAKVYQWEDLSSGATFNGPALLASQNATVVLEPGWQLSINARNVAVIARC
- a CDS encoding putative metal-dependent hydrolase — encoded protein: MLHSEKINRLRVLPHLLENALYGLEDAQLDTPYRPLGWTIRQVVHHLADSHMNAYIRCKLTLTEENPTIRPYNQNAWAELPDGRTAPIDHSLAILRALHARWADALTAVTEADWKRPVFHPDNGPSFLEELLDSYVAHGEIHVAQITGLRQRMNWI
- a CDS encoding AAA family ATPase, whose protein sequence is MAKKSAPTGFAAVEQYIAYYPEWAKELARKYFTKTLNQFILYGNVRNLVPSLDDNDNPTYISLREFLIQDLFAGRDIILFYDRSAGIQFGNAESQKDFNRALSGYDTIFGTDYAQKVPKDPVRVFAVLENYFRLRLADGKRVAVIMDYAETLIPMSEAGSLSTEDRNALVFLQRWAHDPLFLNRDFTLCLVAESLTALNQQLVQSPYTAEIKIQIPEEPQRHTFIKWYIGKRTADFKKLSEVTPETLAQNTAGLNYIQLRTILADVLENQHPLTFDFLINRKKELIEAEAFGMLEFVETDYNLDMVAGHREVKKHLREAAIALKSGRPDVMPMGYLVNGPVGTGKTFIITCFAGEIGVPMVKLKNFRSQWQGQTEANLERILALLQAMTPVAVMIDEADAMLGDRNNQGDSGVSNRVFGQIASFMSNSKNRGKILWFLLTARPDLMPIDLKRQGRAEEHLALFYPSTREDREELLTVTMKKTKTALSMEEVPETFLNGDATFSGADMEAIFTRAKFRAVSRSEKAADAKITKEILQETIDDFIPPTYPMEVELQNLAAVMECTSKQLLPEKYRSMKREEILQRIEQIKRLMGI
- a CDS encoding glycoside hydrolase family 127 protein, with the protein product MSIKSYFLLLSLCSLCACQHAPVPDDYPIVAVPYHRVVLEDEFWRPRLETNRRITIPHNFDQMETQGTLHNFRLAAKADTGVHRGIYPFYDSDAYKNIEAAAYSLKTHPDTALVKRVAGLIGQIDRAQEEDGYLYTPRTNRAARLEAWAGLSKWEKLEGSHELYCAGHLYEAGIAHQEATGSDRLMRIALKNADLVARTFGPDRLHMPPGHQEVELALAKMYRTTQDAHYLKTAKFFLDARGQLGDRNKLWDFYAQDHAPIKQQTEAVGHAVRFVYMNMGIMDVAALTGDRAYETTSLHLWNNVTSKKMYLTGGIGSVGFGEGFTDNYDLPNMTAYSETCSSIGNAFWNHRLFLKTGNARYADVMERILYNAFLSGVGLSGNVFFYDNPLASKGQHARSRWFICACCPPNVARFLPQVPGLMYGIRGEDLYVNLFATSTADLVVNNHAFRLKQETQYPWNGRIRLTVQSGSGQATFRLRIPGWVGDRVLPSDLYRFMEPPTATPHLKINGQIQPFTSEHGYAVIRRMWKQDDVLEWSLPMTVRRVSAHEKVIQNKDRMALQHGPIVFAIEGADYPDGRVHHLYVPDTHKLKFQYDANLFKGIGTLVGQAQAVYKDVHNNIKVRKVNFKAIPYFAWSHRGRTEMAVWIPHSSGPATAVFSPPLPTQSLLKTSGGGNAEVLRDGKTNTPFVWNASGGKLWVQYDFPATEEVSQVEVFWDTPPKSWSVFAMYEGRWHRIWNPSERWGVQKGWNKVILETARTQQIRLEVEPDGTQLPALSEWKVY